ATCTCCTCGGCGACGCGATGGGCGCCCTTGGCGTCCACGTCGGTGACGAGGACCGACGCTCCCTCCGCCGCCAGCCGGCGGGCGGTGGCCGCCCCGATGCCGGAGGCGGCCGCGGTGAGCAGGGCCGTACGGCCGGTGAAGCGCGCCGGTGCGGCGGCGACGGTCATGGCGTTCCTCCTGGTCCTACCGGTCTGGCCGTTGAGTCGCGCAGCACCAGCCGCGGCTCGGTCGGTACGACGACATCTCCTGGTGGTGTGCCCTGGACGGCGGCCACGAGGGCGTCCACGGCGGCCGTCCCCAGCTGGTACAGGGGCATGGCGACGGTCGTCAGCGGGGGGTGAAGGTGGGCGGCGACGGGCAGGTCGTCATTGCCGATCACCGAGACGTCCTCGGGGACGCGCAGCCCGAGGCTACGGATCGCGGCCATCGTACCCATCGCCTGCGCGAGCGAGCTGGTGTAGAGCGCGGTGACCGGCGGACGGCCGTCGCCGTCCACGGGCCGCAGCAGTTCCAGCGCCGCCTGCCGGCCGCCGTCCTCGGTGAAGTCCCCGGACGCGACCGGGGCGGCCGCCAGCCCCAGTTCCCCGGCGTGCCGCAGGAAGGCCTCCTTGCGGGTGTCGCTGGGGGTGATGCCGGGCGGGCCCGCGATGTGGCCGACCGCGCGGTGGCCGAGGCCGTGCAGGTGGTCGAGCGCGGTGACGCTGGAGCGGGCCACGTCCATGGTGACGTTCCGGCCGGAGCCCTCGACCGACCGGTTGAGGAAGACATGCGGGACCGGGTTGCCGCGGAGCGCTTCCAGCAGAGGGTGACCGGGGCGGGCGGAGGCGATGAGCAGCCCGTCGACCCTGCCTTCCTGCACCAGGTCGTTGAAGGACTCGTCGGCCTCCTGCCCGTCGAAGTCCTCGGCCAGCAGGGAGAGATAGCCCAGTTCACGGGCGCGCTGGTAGGCGCCGCGGGCGATGGTGACGTACGTGGGGTTGTCCAGGGCGGGGACCAGCAGCGCCAGGGCGTGGGTGCTCGCTCCCGCCAGCGCCCGGGCCCCGGAGTGGGGGCGGTAGCCCAGCGCTTCGGCGGCCTCGTGGACGCGTCGGCGCGTCTCCGGCCGCACGTTCAGGTCCTGCCGGCCGTTGAGCACCTTGGACACGGTGGCCTTGGAGACTCCGGCCCTGTCCGCCACGTCCACCAGCCTCGCCCGGACTGGCTGTTCCGGCACGTGGGCCCCTCTCCCTTGTGCGCCAAGGCCCGCTCGGCGTGTGCGGCGGTGGCGCTTTCTGAACTCTTGTCGACCTCTTGACACCTTCTGGCGCTGGAACCTAACGTTCGCCGAAGTTCGAGTCAACCGGTTTCCCCAGACGGAAATGGACGATACGTCTGGGCAGAGCCGTAGAAACCGGTTCATGTGAACGCAGCAGTATCAACGTCGGATACCGGCCATGGACGGGTGCGCTACGAGGCGCCCCCGTGCTGCGCCGCGGACGCGACCACCGTCGCAGTCGCGGTCGGACGATGCGGTGCCGACACATGTGCACGACAGCCGTGTGCGCGCCGGGTTCCGGGACCCCTCGCGCCAGGGCTGAGAGCCCGGCGCTCACCATCCGATCCCCGTCCCCGCCCATGCCCCTTTGCCGCGCCTCCCCCGCGGCGACTCCGCATTCGCCATACGTCCCGCACGAAAGGGTGTCCAGTTATGTCCGTCCCGACCACAGGGTCCCTCGACAGACGTCGTTTCCTCACCTACTCCGCCGGCGCCGCGCTCGCCGCGACCGCGCTGCCCGGCTGTGCCGCTTCCGTCGACGACGGCTCGGGCGGCGGTTCGAAGAGCGGCAGCACGACGCTCACGGTCATGTGCGAGAAGGACGACTTCGACATCAAGGCCGCCCAGGAGGCACTGGGCGTGAAGATCAGGGTCC
The nucleotide sequence above comes from Streptomyces sp. NL15-2K. Encoded proteins:
- a CDS encoding LacI family DNA-binding transcriptional regulator; this translates as MPEQPVRARLVDVADRAGVSKATVSKVLNGRQDLNVRPETRRRVHEAAEALGYRPHSGARALAGASTHALALLVPALDNPTYVTIARGAYQRARELGYLSLLAEDFDGQEADESFNDLVQEGRVDGLLIASARPGHPLLEALRGNPVPHVFLNRSVEGSGRNVTMDVARSSVTALDHLHGLGHRAVGHIAGPPGITPSDTRKEAFLRHAGELGLAAAPVASGDFTEDGGRQAALELLRPVDGDGRPPVTALYTSSLAQAMGTMAAIRSLGLRVPEDVSVIGNDDLPVAAHLHPPLTTVAMPLYQLGTAAVDALVAAVQGTPPGDVVVPTEPRLVLRDSTARPVGPGGTP